One window of the Dioscorea cayenensis subsp. rotundata cultivar TDr96_F1 chromosome 24, TDr96_F1_v2_PseudoChromosome.rev07_lg8_w22 25.fasta, whole genome shotgun sequence genome contains the following:
- the LOC120252831 gene encoding transcription factor bHLH74-like isoform X1, giving the protein MGAGDGDSNFMVEKKPVQLDSGMISANVYEQHFLASDWDPILSMDNHAMSFDVSAGFSPYIVGVSEQMPNLSFFSSKRHVPSTHLVDNNHQTETNLKWKKRKAVSNEFHIEVEQKKDGSPESAKSSKEKDEKKGKTSKHSKINTQNADAGKDDYIHVRAKRGQATNSHSLAERVRREKISERMRLLQDLVPGCNKITGKAMMLDEIINYVQSLQRQVEFLSMKLAAVHPEVNFDIEQILSKGILHSEDGNAAATLGFGPGMTTTHSHLHGVIQTDVRMCSMPNSQISPTARIPNAWDHELQNIAPMSFIDSKDLNGDMKVQI; this is encoded by the exons ATGGGTGCTGGTGATGGTGATTCCAATTTCATGGTTGAAAAGAAACCAGTTCAACTTGATTCAGGGATGATTTCTGCAAATGTGTATGAACAGCATTTCTTAGCTTCTGATTGGGATCCAATTCTGTCAATGGATAATCACGCCATGAGTTTCGATGTTTCTGCTGGTTTTTCTCCCTACATTGTTGGTGTTAGTGAGCAAATGCCAAACCTTTCCTTCTTCAGCAGCAAAAGACATGTACCTTCAACTCATCTTGTTGATAATAATCATCAAACTGAGACAAATCTCAaatggaagaagaggaaggCAGTGTCCAATGAATTTCAT ATTGAGGTTGAACAGAAGAAGGATGGCTCACCAGAATCTGCAAAGAGCTCAAAAGAGAAGGATGAGAAGAAAGGTAAGACAAGTAAACATTCTAAGATCAACACTCAGAATGCCGATGCTGGTAAAGACGATTACATTCATGTTCGTGCGAAGCGAGGCCAAGCTACTAACAGTCACAGTCTTGCAGAAAGA GTGAGGAGGGAAAAGATTAGTGAAAGAATGAGATTACTTCAAGACCTTGTTCCAGGATGCAATAAG ATTACCGGGAAGGCGATGATGCTTGACGAGATAATTAACTATGTTCAGTCACTGCAAAGGCAGGTTGAG TTTTTGTCGATGAAGCTCGCAGCTGTTCACCCGGAGGTGAACTTTGATATTGAGCAGATTCTTTCCAAGGGG ATCCTCCATTCGGAAGACGGAAATGCAGCTGCTACTCTTGGATTTGGTCCAGGAATGACTACTACTCACTCTCATTTGCATGGAGTAATTCAGACCGATGTCAGAATGTGCAGCATGCCTAATTCACAGATTTCTCCGACAGCCCGA ATACCGAATGCTTGGGATCATGAACTTCAGAATATTGCTCCAATGAGTTTCATTGACAGTAAAGACTTGAATG GTGACATGAAAGTCCAGATATGA
- the LOC120252831 gene encoding transcription factor bHLH74-like isoform X2, translating into MGAGDGDSNFMVEKKPVQLDSGMISANVYEQHFLASDWDPILSMDNHAMSFDVSAGFSPYIVGVSEQMPNLSFFSSKRHVPSTHLVDNNHQTETNLKWKKRKAVSNEFHKKDGSPESAKSSKEKDEKKGKTSKHSKINTQNADAGKDDYIHVRAKRGQATNSHSLAERVRREKISERMRLLQDLVPGCNKITGKAMMLDEIINYVQSLQRQVEFLSMKLAAVHPEVNFDIEQILSKGILHSEDGNAAATLGFGPGMTTTHSHLHGVIQTDVRMCSMPNSQISPTARIPNAWDHELQNIAPMSFIDSKDLNGDMKVQI; encoded by the exons ATGGGTGCTGGTGATGGTGATTCCAATTTCATGGTTGAAAAGAAACCAGTTCAACTTGATTCAGGGATGATTTCTGCAAATGTGTATGAACAGCATTTCTTAGCTTCTGATTGGGATCCAATTCTGTCAATGGATAATCACGCCATGAGTTTCGATGTTTCTGCTGGTTTTTCTCCCTACATTGTTGGTGTTAGTGAGCAAATGCCAAACCTTTCCTTCTTCAGCAGCAAAAGACATGTACCTTCAACTCATCTTGTTGATAATAATCATCAAACTGAGACAAATCTCAaatggaagaagaggaaggCAGTGTCCAATGAATTTCAT AAGAAGGATGGCTCACCAGAATCTGCAAAGAGCTCAAAAGAGAAGGATGAGAAGAAAGGTAAGACAAGTAAACATTCTAAGATCAACACTCAGAATGCCGATGCTGGTAAAGACGATTACATTCATGTTCGTGCGAAGCGAGGCCAAGCTACTAACAGTCACAGTCTTGCAGAAAGA GTGAGGAGGGAAAAGATTAGTGAAAGAATGAGATTACTTCAAGACCTTGTTCCAGGATGCAATAAG ATTACCGGGAAGGCGATGATGCTTGACGAGATAATTAACTATGTTCAGTCACTGCAAAGGCAGGTTGAG TTTTTGTCGATGAAGCTCGCAGCTGTTCACCCGGAGGTGAACTTTGATATTGAGCAGATTCTTTCCAAGGGG ATCCTCCATTCGGAAGACGGAAATGCAGCTGCTACTCTTGGATTTGGTCCAGGAATGACTACTACTCACTCTCATTTGCATGGAGTAATTCAGACCGATGTCAGAATGTGCAGCATGCCTAATTCACAGATTTCTCCGACAGCCCGA ATACCGAATGCTTGGGATCATGAACTTCAGAATATTGCTCCAATGAGTTTCATTGACAGTAAAGACTTGAATG GTGACATGAAAGTCCAGATATGA
- the LOC120252791 gene encoding AP2-like ethylene-responsive transcription factor CRL5, translating to MMKSLNDNSNSNSNNNNNNNSNSNWLGMELPSETHHAPNDHHSSHHHHHQPPANFFLAPPLYYGVSDSSPLYSHLSFMPLKSDGSLCLMEALSRSSHPQGMLGITQEPKLEDFLGNNEREAMALSLDSIYMQPLQEEMCSEMYQPAALDFPTTLRNNWVSRHYTADVSPIGFGDLQPLSLSMSPGSQSSCVTAPQQLSSSTTTTTNAAIPTAPTASTDRKKQPVHRKSIDTFGQRTSQYRGVTRHRWTGRYEAHLWDNSCKKEGQTRKGRQVYLGGYDMEEKAARAYDLAALKYWGPSTHINFPLENYHDELEDMKNMSRQEYVAHLRRKSSGFSRGASIYRGVTRHHQHGRWQARIGRVAGNKDLYLGTFSTQEEAAEAYDIAAIKFRGLNAVTNFDITRYDVERIMASNTLLPGELARRNKAIESGNAEDRNNNNNNNAIDQKSSIAVEDYHGMFNIDNNNNNNNTTQLSNTSSLVSSLSSSREGSPDRNGLSVLFAKPLNSWIAGTQQQQQLRPSAAVATMAAQLPVFAAWNDV from the exons GGGGATGGAGCTTCCTTCAGAGACTCATCATGCACCAAATGATCACcattcttctcatcatcatcatcaccaaccTCCTGCCAACTTCTTTCTAGCTCCACCTCTCTACTATGGTGTTTCTGACTCTTCTCCTCTGTACTCTCACTTGTCCTTCATGCCTCTCAAGTCTGATGGTTCTCTTTGTCTCATGGAAGCTCTCTCCAGATCATCTCATCCTCAAG GGATGTTGGGAATAACTCAAGAACCAAAACTGGAGGACTTTTTAGGGAACAATGAAAGGGAAGCCATGGCCTTAAGCTTGGACAGCATCTACATGCAGCCATTGCAAGAAGAGATGTGTTCTGAAATGTATCAACCTGCTGCACTGGACTTCCCAACAACACTTAGAAACAACTGGGTTTCTAGACACTACACTGCTGATGTTTCTCCTATTGGCTTTGGAGATTTGCAACCTTTGAGCTTGTCTATGAGTCCTGGTTCTCAATCTAGTTGTGTCACTGCTCCACAACAACTCTCTTCTTCTACAACAACTACTACTAATGCTGCTATTCCTACTGCTCCCACTGCTAGTACTGATAGAAAGAAGCAACCTGTTCATAGGAAGTCCATTGATACATTTGGCCAGAGAACTTCTCAGTATAGAGGTGTTACAAG ACATAGGTGGACTGGTAGATATGAAGCTCATCTTTGGGATAATAGCTGCAAGAAAGAAGGACAAACAAGGAAAGGAAGACAAG tttATCTTGGAGGATATGATATGGAGGAGAAAGCAGCAAGAGCTTATGATTTGGCTGCATTAAAGTATTGGGGTCCTTCCACTCATATTAATTTCCCA TTGGAGAATTACCATGATGAACTTGAGGACATGAAGAACATGAGCAGGCAGGAATATGTTGCTCATTTGAGAAG AAAAAGCAGTGGATTTTCTCGTGGTGCATCGATATATCGAGGAGTTACAAG GCATCATCAACACGGCAGGTGGCAAGCTCGTATCGGCAGAGTGGCTGGAAACAAAGATCTTTATCTGGGAACATTTA GCACTCAAGAGGAAGCTGCAGAAGCATATGATATCGCCGCGATCAAGTTCCGTGGCTTGAATGCGGTCACAAACTTCGACATTACACGATATGATGTGGAGAGAATCATGGCGAGTAATACTCTGCTTCCGGGTGAACTAGCAAGGCGGAACAAAGCGATCGAATCCGGTAATGCTGAAGatagaaacaacaacaacaacaacaatgcaaTTGATCAGAAATCGAGCATTGCTGTCGAAGATTATCATGGGATGTTCAATATcgataacaacaacaacaacaacaacacgaCGCAATTATCAAATACGTCGTCTTTGGTGTCGAGTTTGAGTAGCTCAAGAGAAGGTAGTCCTGATAGAAATGGTCTATCAGTGCTGTTTGCAAAGCCATTGAACTCATGGATTGCAGGAActcagcaacaacaacaactcagGCCTTCTGCTGCAGTTGCTACAATGGCTGCACAATTACCAGTTTTTGCTGCATGGAATGATGTTTGA